The Streptomyces kanamyceticus DNA segment GCCGTCCACGCCTCGCTCCTGACCGGCGCCCCCGGCTTCGTACGGGCCACGGGGCCCCGCCAGATCTCGGTGGCGGACGGGGTGCCCGCGACCGACCCCCTCGCCGAGACGCTCGCCCGCGACGGTGCGCCCGTCGGCACCATCGCCCTGGATCCCCGCACCCGGCGCCGCATGCGCCTGAACGGCCGGGCCAGGCCCACGCCCCGCGGCCTCGCGATCGAGGCCGACAAGGTGTTCTCCAACTGCCCGAAGTACATCGTGAAGCGGGAGCTGTACGAGGGGAGGCGGCCGGAAGGTCCCGGCGAGCCCCGGCGCGGCACGGGGCTCACGGACGAGCAGCGCGCGTTCGTCGCCGCCGCGGACACCTTCTTCCTCGCCACGGTCCACGCGCACGGCGCCGACGCCAGCCACCGCGGCGGCGACCCCGGCTTCGTCCGCGTCACCTCGCCGTACGCACTGGAATGGGACGACTTCCCGGGCAACGCCATGTTCCTGTCCCTGGGCAACCTCACACAGAACCCCCGGGCGGGCCTCCTCTTCCTCGACTGGACGACGGGCACCACCCTCCAACTCACGGGCACGGCCGAGACCGCCTACGCCCCCGACGACACCCGCACGGTCCGCTTCACCCTCACAGAGACGACCGAGACCCCGCACGCAAGCCCCTGGCGCTGGTCCGGGCCCCGTTAGGGGCGCGGGGCTGTGACATGTGCGGCTCCGCCGCGTGGGCGCGCCCAGCCGAGACGGACCCGCACGTTAACCCCCCAAACCCCAGCGGAGCGCCTAGCGTCAATCCGTGCAGAAAGAGCTCCGGGTGGCGGCCTACGCCGTATGCGTACGCGACGGGCAGGTGCTGCTGGCCCGCTGGGTCGCAGGCGACGGCAGCAAACGGTGGACGCTGCCCGGCGGCGGCATGGACCACGGTGAGGATCCCTACGACACCGTGATCCGCGAGGCCGACGAGGAGACCGGCTACGTGGTCGAGCCGGTCGCCCTCCTCGGCATCGACTCGCTGCGTCGCCGCTACCCCCGCAGGCTCGGCGCCGTCGCCGACTTCCACGGCCTGCGCATCGTGTACGAGGGCCGGATCACCGGCGGCACCCTGCGCCACGAGACGGACGGCTCCACCGACCTCGCCGCCTGGCACCCCCTGGAGTCCGTGCCGGACCTCGACCGCGTCGGACTCGTCGACATCGGCCTCGAACTGTGGCGCGCACGCCCCGCCGACGGCCACGGCGGCCACGCCGCGGAACCCGGCCGCTGAGCCCCCGATGAGCCTTCCCTTCCCCGAAAGATGAACGAGGAGTGACCGCCTCCTCTCCGGCCGGAGAGGGCCTCGTGACCGCGCAGGGTGTCGGCTGATCCACGTACGGTGATCTGCGCCGCACGTTGCGGTCTCGTTCACGCGCAGGTCACCCCCGCTGCCAACGATCCAGTACGAGCGGGGAGTTCGCAGGCCGAAGCCAGGCCCGGGCCCCCCGCGACCACTGCCGACGCGTTCGCACTCGGGGAGACCGCGCCATGCCGCGCACACGCTCTGTCGCCACCGCAACCGCCACGGCCGCCGCCCACGCCGCCACCGCCACGGCCCACGCCGCCCGCGCGACGGCCACGGCCGCCACGTCCCTCGACCGCCGCGCGTTCCTCGCCGTCACCGGAGCGGTCACCCTCTCCGCGGGCATCGGCTACGCGCTCGGCCCCGGCGCGGGCTCGGGCAACGCCGCACCCGCCGGGCGCGCCACCGTACCGCGCTCCCGGCAGGCGCCCGCCGCACCCCTCGCGCCCTACCGGGGCGGCACCACCCTGCTCACCGCGGCCGCCGCGCGCGGCACCTCCGGCTACCGGCGGCTCGGTGAAGGGCCCGCCTGGGGGCGCGTGGTCCGCGGCGACCTGGCGGCCGCGAAGCCGGGGCGCGAGGGGCGCAGGACCGCGCTCGCCGCGTTCGTCCAGTTCACCGATCTGCACCTGGTCGACGTGCAACACCCGCTGCGCTACGAGTACTTGCGCGCGCAGACCGCGAGCGCCTGGCGCCCGCAGGAGTCCCTCTCGGTGGCCGGTGCCGTCGCCCTCGTCGAGCGCGTCAACTCGCTGCGCGGCGCGCCCGCCACCGGCGCGCCGCTGCACTGCGTCGTCACCACCGGCGACAACACCGACAACAACTCGCGCGGTGAACTGGACTGGTTCCTCAAGGTGATGAGCGGCGGCCGCATCACGCCCAACACCGGTGACCCGCGCCATTACGAAGGCGTCCAGGACAGCGGACTCAAGCTCTACTGGCACCCGGACGACGTCCTGCGCGACGCCGACAAACGCCTCGGCTTCCCGCGCCTGCACGGCTTCCTCGACGCCGCGATCCGCGAGGTCAACAGCCCGGGACTCGGTCTGCCCTGGTACTCCACGGTCGGCAACCACGACGCGCTGCCCGGCGGCTGCTGGGCGCCCAAGGACCCCTACTTCACCGAATTCGCCGTCGGCGGGCGGAAGTTGATGGCGCTGGACGAGCAGCGCGGCGCCGCCCTGTGGAAGGCCGTCAAGAAGGGTCGCGACCCCAAGGGCGACCACTTCAAGGAGCTGCTCAAGAGCGAGTCGCGGCACATGCGGAACGTCACGCCGGACGAGTCGCGGGCGCCCTTCACCCCGGCCGAGTACATACGGGCGCACCTGGACCCGGTCCACAAGGGCCGGGGCCCCGTCGGCCACGGCTACACGCAGGAGAACCTCGCGGCCGCCACCCAGTACTACTCCTTCCGCATCAGTGACGACGTGCTCGGCATCAGCCTGGACACCACCGACCCGGGCGGCCACTACGAGGGCTCGCTCGGAACCGGCCAACTCCGCTGGCTGGAAAGGGAACTGGCCGCCAACGAACGACGTGCGGGCGGCCCGTCGTACGTCATCGTCCTCAGCCACCACACCAGCAAGACCATGCGGAACCTCCGGCACGACCCCGCCAGGCCCGGCGAGGCCCGGCACGGCGGCGACGAGATCCTCGCGCTGCTCGGCCGTCACCGATCAGTTCTGGCCTGGGTCAACGGCCACAGCCACAAGAACGCCATCACGCCGCACCGGACCCCGCACGGCTCCTTCTGGGAGGTCTCCACGGCGTCCCACATCGACTTTCCGCAGCTCGCGCGGGTGGTGGAGATCAGCGACAACCACGACGGCACGGTCTCCCTCTTCACCACGCTCATCGAATCCGCCGCCCCGCACCGCACGGACTTCGCCGATCTCTCCCAGACGGGACTGGCCGCGCTGTATCGCGAGCTGTCCTTCAACGCCCCTGGCGCGAAGCCGACGTTGGGCGGCGAGGCGGGGGACAGGAACACGGAACTGATCCTCAAGAAGGGCTGAACGCGCGGGAACATCGAGGTTCCCGGCGATCGGCCGAAACTCGCTCAACCCGCACACCGCTGTCAACCTCGGCACCGGGCGGCCCAGTCCCCTCTGGCGACCACGATCAACGGCGGAGGGGGCACCAAATGGCAGTGCGAAGGAGCCGTGTGCTGGGGGCGGCGGCGATGGTGACGACGGCGATGGCGCTGGCGGCGGGGGCACTCGCCGCCCCGGCCTCCGCCGCGGCGCAGGGGGACCGGCACGAGGCGACCCGACGGGCGCTGGACGGCATCGTCGCGGAGGGCGTGCCGGGCGTGACCGCGCAGGTGCGCGACAAGTACGGCTCCTGGGACGCCGCTTCGGGCGTCGGGGACCTGAAGAGGGGCACGCCGCGCGGCGAGCACGACCGCTTCCGCGTGGGCAGCATCACCAAGACGTTCGTGGCGACCGTGCTGCTGCAACTCCAGGCGGAGGGGCGGATCGATCTGGACGACGCGGTGGGCAAGTGGCTGCCGGGCGTCGTCGAGGGCCACGGGCACGACGGGGACCGGATCACGGTCCGCCAGCTCCTCAACCACACCAGCGGGATCTTCGACTACACCACCGACGAGGACTTCGCGAAGAAGGTGTTCAGCAAGGAGTTCTTCAAGCACCGCTACGACACCTGGACGCCCGAGCGGTTGGTGAAGCTCGCGATGCGCCACAAGCCGGACTTCGAGCCCGGCACGGAGTGGAAGTACTCCAACACCAACTACATCCTCGCCGGGATGATCATCAAGAAGGTGACGGGGAACGCGTACGGCGACGAGATCAGGCGCCGCGTCATCAACCCCCTCCACCTGAACGCCACGACGGTCCCCGGCACCCGCGCCACCATGCCCCGGCCCAGCTCACGCGCCTACGGCAAGCTCCCCCTGGACCCCGAGGCCAAGGTGTACGACGTGACGGAGCTCAACCCGTCCATGGGGGGCTCCGCGGGCGAGATCATCTCCGACTCCGCCGACCTGAACCGCTTCTACTCGGCGCTCCTCGGCGGCCGCCTGCTGCCCAAGGCGGAGCTCGCCGAGATGAAGACGGTGGTTCCCGTGGACGGGAGGGCCGGTGGCTACGGGCTCGGCATCTCCGAGGTCCAACTGCCCTGCGAGGGGATGCTCTGGGGCCACGACGGAGGCATTCACGGCTCGTCGTCCCTGGCGCTGACGACCCCGGACGGTCGCCACTCGATGGCGCTCAACATCAACGGCGACTGGGCGGGCGACGTAAGCCCCGCGGTGACGGCGGAGTTCTGTGGATCGGAGAAGAAGGCATGATGCCGCGCAGAGGCATGACGGGCGCCGCGGCGGCGCTGACCGTGACGCTGGCGGCGGGCGCGCTCGCGGCCCCCGCGTCGGCCGCGACGCCGCGGCCCGGGCACGGCGACCACCGGCACGAGGCGACCCAGGGGGCGCTGGACGGCATCGTCGCGGAGGGCGTGCCCGGCGTGACCGCGCAGGTGCGCGACAAGTACGGCTCCTGGAACGCCGCTTCGGGCGTCGGCGACCTGAGACGGGGCACGCCGCGCGGCAAGCACGACAGCTTCCGGGTCGGCAGCATCACCAAGACGTTCGTGGCGACCGTGCTGCTGCAACTGCAGGCGGAGGGCCGGATCGATCTGGACGACACGGTGGGCAAGTGGCTGCCGGGCGTCGTCGAGGGGAACGAGCACGACGGGGACGCGATCACGGTCCGCCAGATCCTCAACCAGACCAGCGGGATCGCCGACTACTCCCGGGACGACGAGTTCTCCCGCAAGGTGTTCAGCACGGAGTTCTTCAAGCACCGCTACGACACCTGGACGCCCGAGCAGTTGGTGAAGCTCGCCATGCGCAACAAACGGGTCTTCGAGCCCGGCAAGGGCTGGGGCTACTCCAACACCAATTACGTCGTCGCCGGGATGATCATCAAGAAGGTGACGGGGAACGCGTACGGCGACGAGATCGAGCGGCGCGTCATCGAACCCCTCGACCTGAAGGCCACCATCGCCCCCGGCACCCGAGCCACCATGCCGCGGCCCAGCTCCCGTGCCTACGGCAAGCTCCCCCTGGACCCCGAGGCCAAGACGTACGACGTGACGGAGCTCAACCCGTCCTTCGCGAGCTCCGCGGGCGAGGTCATCTCCGACTCCGCCGACCTGAACCGCTTCTACTCGGCGCTCCTCGGCGGCCGCCTGCTGCCCAAGGAGCAGCTCGCCGAGATGAAGGACACGGTCTCCCGGGGCGAGGACCGCGGCGGCAGGTACGGGCTCGGCCTCATCGAGCTGACACTGCCCTGCAAGGGGACGGTCAAGCGGACGGTCTGGGGCCACGACGGCGACCTCCACGGCTCGTCGAACCTGGCGGTGACGACCGAGGACGGCAGCCACTCGCTGGCGCTCAACATGAACGGCGACTGGGCGGGCGACGCCGACCCCGTGGCCGAGGCGGAGTTCTGCGGCAAGTAGACCGAGGCGACCGAGGACATGCGAAGGGGCGGAACCCGTGGACCCACGGCGTTCCGCCCCTTCACTCCCCTCCTGCGGTCCCGCGACCGCCGCACCGCGCCCGTGTCATCTGGGCAGCACCACCACATACGCGGCCGGGTCCCGGTCGGTCGACGCCATCAGCGCCGTCCGTACGATCGTGGCCTGCTGCTCCAGGGAATCCCGCAGCTTCTTCGGGGTGATGTGGACGACGGTGATGCCGAGCCGCTCCAGATGCTCGCGCTTGCGCGCGTACTCGGACCACAGGGCGTCGTCGTCCTGCCTGAAGCCCTGGCGCGGCGCCCGGGTGTCCAGCTCCACGGCGACGGCCTGGTCGGGCCAGTAGGCGTCGACGCCGCCGAGGTGCGGGCCGCCGGGCAGCCGCAGGTCGACGTTCCACAGCGGGTCGGGGAGTCCGTACTCGGCGACCATTCGGTACAGCCGGTCCTCGGCGATGACGCGCCCTTCGGCGAGCAGGGAGTCGACGGCGTCCACGACGTGGGGCCGGGTGAGCAGCCGCGCGCGGTTCAACTCCCGCACGATCGCGGCCGGTTCGCAGTGCCCGCCGCGCACCGCCTCGGTGAGCAGTCGCCGCACCGCACCCGCCTCGGTGAGCTGGGCCACCGCGTCGGCGATGGCACGCGGCACCGGGGCGACGGGAACTCCCGTGATCTGCTGGGGAGTCGGCATGCCGTGGCCGCGCACGAGCCGGGTGAACCCCACCGAACGCAGCCGCCGCGTGCGCGGCACGAGGACGTCGATGCGGTCGAGGGAGAGCAACGGGGGCGCGGACGCGAAGCGGTGCAGGGCGAGCGCCGCGAGACCCGTGATCATCGCGTCGGCGTACGCGGCGTGCGGCTCGCCCGCGCCGGGCTGCGCGGGCACGGCCCGCGCCACCCGGGCCGGGGGACGGCCCGCGTACAACAGGGCGCCGTGCAGACGCTCTTCGCTGGTGGGCGGTCCAGGGTGCAACAGGCAGACACCCGGCAGGAGTTGCTGCCAGGGGCCGCCGGGGCGGCAGTGGGCGCCCGCGTCGGCGGAGGAGATGCCGTGCGCGCCGAGCTGGGCGGTGCTCATGACGCGGAGCTGGACATCGGCGAGGTGCTGGAGGGGGAGGGGCGAGAGCGGGGTGTTGTGGTTCATGAAGCGGTCGTTCCCGCGACCGGTCCCCCAGCTAACCGCTGTTACACGCCCGTCGACAAATCCGGACAAGCTCGCCCTAAAGTACGGATGTTCGACTGCCGATGAAACGGAACTTCGGCCGAACCGGAGACGACCCGCGGCCAGCGAGCCACGCGGGCCGCAGGCCGCCCCCGGACCAGCTCGGACTAAGCGGCGGCCGCCCCGTCGCAGAGCTGCGCCCGCAGCGCCCGCGCCAGATCGTCCCGCGCCTCCAGGACGAGACGGCGCAGGGCGGGTGCCGACGCCTCGTGGGCGGCGAGCCACGCGTCCGCCGCCGCGAGCGTCGCCTCGTCGCTGACCAGGTGCGGGAAGAGACCCCGCACCACGTCCATGCCGATCTGGATGGACCGCTCGGCCCAGACCCGCTCGATGGCGTCGAAGTACTTGGCGACGTAGGGCGCCACGAGCTCCCGCTGCGAGGACTGGGCGAACCCGGAGATGGTCGCCTCGACCAGCGCGTTCGAGAGCGCGTCCGACTCCACGACGGAGGCCCACGCCTGCGCCTTGACCGCCGCGGAGGGCCGCGCGGCCAGGCACCGCACCTGGTGCCGCTTGCCCGACGCCGTGTCGTCACGGGCCAGTTCGGCGGCGATGACCTGCTCGTCGGCGGCGCCGTGCGCGGCCAGGGGGCTCAGGAACGCCCAGCGCAGCTCCTGGTCGACGTCCAGGCCGTCGATCTTGGCCGTGCCGTCCAACAGGCCCTGGAGCAGCTGGAGATCGGCATCGGAGGACGCCACGGTCGCGAAGAACCGCGCCCACGTCAGCTGGTGCTGGCTGCCGGGACCGGCGATCCGCAGCTCGTGCAGAGCGCCCTCGGCGAGCGCGCGCCCGCCCTCCTCGCGCCAGCCGGGCGCCGCGTAGTGCGTGAGGGCGGAGTTGGTCCACGCGTGCAGCATCTGCAGGACGCCGATGTCGCTCTCGCGCCCGGCGAAGCGCAGCACGAGGGAGACGAAGTCCCGCGCGGGCATCAGGCCGTCGCGCGTGAGGCTCCACAGCGCGGACCAGCACAGGGCGCGGGCCAGCGGATCCGTGATGTCGCCGAGGTGCTCGCGCAGCGTGGCGAGCGAGTTCTCGTCGAAGCGGATCTTGCAGTAGGTCAGGTCGTCGTCGTTGACCAGGACCAGCTCGGGGGCCTCCGAGCCGGCCAGCTCGCCCACCACCGTGCGCGGGCCCTCGACGTCGACCTCCGCGCGGGCGTACCGCTCGAGGTCGCCACCGGCGGCGCGGCGGTACAGGCCCACCGCGACGCGGTGCGGCCGCAGTTCGGGGGTGCCCGTCGGCGGAGCCGACTGATGAGCAGAGCCGGCGGCCTCCTGGAGAACGGAGAGCTCGGTGATCCGGCCCTCCGCGTTCAGGATGACCTGCGGGGTGAGGGAGTTGACGCCCGCCGTCTGGAGCCAGGCCCTGGACCAGGAGGCCATGTCGCGCCCGGAGGTCTCCTCCAGGACCGAGAGCAGGTCGCCGAGGACGGTGTTGCCGTACGCGTGCCGCTTGAAGTAGCGCCGGGCGCCCTCAAGGAACGCGTCCCGGCCCACGTACGCGACGAGCTGCTTGAGGACCGAGGCGCCCTTGGCGTACGTGATCCCGTCGAAGTTGAGCTTGGCGTCCTCCAGGTCGCGGATGTCCGCCGTGACCGGGTGCGTGGAGGGCAGCTGGTCGGCGCGGTAGGCCCACGCCTTGCGGTTGTTGGCGAAGGTGATCCAGCCGTTGGTGAAGCGGGTCGCCTCGACCATCGAGAAGGACCCCATGAAGTCGGCGAAGGACTCCTTGAGCCACAGGTCGTCCCACCAGCGCATGGTGACGAGGTCGCCGAACCACATGTGGGCCATCTCGTGCAGGATCACGTTGGCCCGGCGCTCGTACGACGCGGTGGTCACCTTGCCGCGGAAGATGAACTCCTCGCGGAAGGTCACCAGGCCCGGGTTCTCCATCGCGCCGAGGTTGTACTCCGGCACGAACGCCTGGTCGTACTTCCCGAAGGGGTAGGGGTAGTCGAAGTTGTCGTGGAAGAAGTCCAGGCCCTGCTTGGTGACCAGGAAGACGTCGTCGGCGTCGAAGTGCGGGGCGAGGCCCTTGCGGCACATCGCGCCGAGCGGGATCTCCAGGCGCGTGCCGTCGTCCAGGACGCGCTCGTAGGAGTCGGTCACGTAGTGGTAGGGACCGGCGACGACCGCCGTGATGTACGTCGAGATGGGCTTGGTCTCGGCGAACTTCCAGATGCCGTCGGTCAGTTCACCGACGCCGTTGGACCACGCGGTCCAGCCCTCGGGTGCCTGCACCGCGAAGCGGTAGGGCGCCTTCAGGTCGGGCTGCTCGAAGTTGGCGAAGACGCGGCGCGAGTCGGCGGGCTCGTACTGCGTGTAGAGGTAGACCTCGCCGTCCTCCGGGTCGACGAAGCGGTGCATGCCCTCGCCGGTGCGGCTGTAGGCGCACTGGGCGTCCACCACCAGTTCGTTCTCCTCGGCCAGGTCCTCAAGGGTGATCCTGGTGCCGTCGAAGACCTCGGAGGGGTCCAGGTCCTTGCCGTTGAGCGAGACCGCGGTGACGGCGGGCGCGATCAGGTCGGCGAAGGTCGCGGCGCCCGGCTCCGCGGAGCGGAAGCGGATCGTGGTGACGGACCGGAAGGTGCGCGGCTCCTGACCGCTCTCGCCGACCGCCGACCGCAGGTCGAGGAAGACCTCGTAACCGTCGACGGAGAGCAGCGCGGCCCTCTCCTGGGCCTCGTCGCGGGACAGATTCTCACCGGGCACGGGCGGCACTCCCTTGTGACTCGCATGACTCGTACGAATGTCTACGATCCTCGCATGTGCCGTCCGCGGCCGACATCCGGGAATGCCCCGATGCGCCACCGACGTTCTCCCGGCCAGATGCGAACGGATTCCCTAGGGAGAGACATGTCCGAGAACGGCAGCAAGACCCCCGTCGACTTCTGGTTCGATCCGCTGTGCCCCTGGGCGTGGATGACCTCGCGCTGGATGCTCGAGGTGGAGAAGGTCCGCGACGTGGAGGTCCGCTGGCACGTGATGAGCCTCGCCGTACTGAACGAGGACAAGCTCGACGAGCTGCCGGAGCAGTACGCCGAGAACATGCGTCCCGGCGGCAAGTCCTGGGGCCCGGTCCGGGTGGCCATCGCCGCGCGGGAGCTGCACGGCGAGGAGGTCCTCGGCAAGCTGTACACCGCGCTCGGCACGCGCATCCACAACCGCGGCCAGGGCGTGACCGACGAGAGCATCGCGGGCGCCCTCGCGGACGTGGGCCTGCCCGCCGACCTCATCGAGTACGCGCGCAAGGACACCTACGACGCCGAGCTGCGCGCCTCCCACAAGGAGGGCATCGACAAGGTCGGCCAGGACGTCGGCACGCCCGTCATCGCCGTCCCCGGCGCCGACGGCGAGCAGATCGCCTTCTTCGGCCCGGTCGTCACCCCGGCCCCCAAGGGCGAGGCCGCGGCGAAGCTCTGGGACGGCACACTGCTCGTGGCGTCCACGCCGGGCTTCTACGAGATCAAGCGGACGCGGACGGCAGGGCCCGACTTCGCGTGACCCCGCTGCCGCGGCGAACGCACCGAAAGGCCCCCGTGAGTCATGTCCTCACGGGGGCCTTTCCTCTATCCGCCTGCCTCAGCGAAGGTTGAGAAGACGATCACGAGGCGGGGCGTTCATCGGCTGTCACCGGGGGAGCGGACGACAGCCGTGGCTCACGGGGCGAGCAGCAGGCTGTTGACCCGCTCCTTCGCGGCCGCGTAACGCTTGGCCACGTCCTGCCAGTTGACGACCTGCCACATGGCCTCGATGAAGTCGACCTTCTGGTTCTTGTACTGCAGGTAGAAGGCGTGCTCCCAGGCGTCGAAGACCAGGACCGGCGTCGAACCCTGGCCGATGTTGCCCTGGTGGTCGTAGACCTGCTCGACGATGAGGCGGCCGCTGAGCGGCTCGTAGGCGAGCACACCCCAGCCGGAACCCTGCGTGGTCGCCGACGCCTTGGTCAGCTGGGCCTTGAACTTGGCGAAGGAGCCGAAGGACTCGGTGATCGCGTCCGCCAGGTCACCGACGCCGTCGGCGGCCAGCGGCTCGCCGCCGCCACCGTCCTTGGGGCTGTTCATGTTGTGCCAGTAAATGCTGTGCAGGATGTGGCCGGAGAGGTGGAAGGCCAGGTTCTTCTCCAGGCCGTTGATCGCGCCCCACGTTTCCTTGTCGCGCGCCTCCTCCAGCTGCTCAAGGGTGTCGTTCGCGCCCTTCACGTACGCCGCGTGGTGCTTGTCGTGGTGCAGCTCGACGATCTGGGGGTTGATGACCGGTTCGAGCGCCGCGTAGTCGTACGGAAGTTCAGGAAGCGTGTAAATGGCCATGATCCGAGCCCTCCGACTGCTGCTCTGCTGTAGTGCGCTTAGTGCGCTGCGTTGCCCAAGTTATTGCAACCCATTCGC contains these protein-coding regions:
- the pepN gene encoding aminopeptidase N, with amino-acid sequence MPGENLSRDEAQERAALLSVDGYEVFLDLRSAVGESGQEPRTFRSVTTIRFRSAEPGAATFADLIAPAVTAVSLNGKDLDPSEVFDGTRITLEDLAEENELVVDAQCAYSRTGEGMHRFVDPEDGEVYLYTQYEPADSRRVFANFEQPDLKAPYRFAVQAPEGWTAWSNGVGELTDGIWKFAETKPISTYITAVVAGPYHYVTDSYERVLDDGTRLEIPLGAMCRKGLAPHFDADDVFLVTKQGLDFFHDNFDYPYPFGKYDQAFVPEYNLGAMENPGLVTFREEFIFRGKVTTASYERRANVILHEMAHMWFGDLVTMRWWDDLWLKESFADFMGSFSMVEATRFTNGWITFANNRKAWAYRADQLPSTHPVTADIRDLEDAKLNFDGITYAKGASVLKQLVAYVGRDAFLEGARRYFKRHAYGNTVLGDLLSVLEETSGRDMASWSRAWLQTAGVNSLTPQVILNAEGRITELSVLQEAAGSAHQSAPPTGTPELRPHRVAVGLYRRAAGGDLERYARAEVDVEGPRTVVGELAGSEAPELVLVNDDDLTYCKIRFDENSLATLREHLGDITDPLARALCWSALWSLTRDGLMPARDFVSLVLRFAGRESDIGVLQMLHAWTNSALTHYAAPGWREEGGRALAEGALHELRIAGPGSQHQLTWARFFATVASSDADLQLLQGLLDGTAKIDGLDVDQELRWAFLSPLAAHGAADEQVIAAELARDDTASGKRHQVRCLAARPSAAVKAQAWASVVESDALSNALVEATISGFAQSSQRELVAPYVAKYFDAIERVWAERSIQIGMDVVRGLFPHLVSDEATLAAADAWLAAHEASAPALRRLVLEARDDLARALRAQLCDGAAAA
- a CDS encoding serine hydrolase domain-containing protein produces the protein MMPRRGMTGAAAALTVTLAAGALAAPASAATPRPGHGDHRHEATQGALDGIVAEGVPGVTAQVRDKYGSWNAASGVGDLRRGTPRGKHDSFRVGSITKTFVATVLLQLQAEGRIDLDDTVGKWLPGVVEGNEHDGDAITVRQILNQTSGIADYSRDDEFSRKVFSTEFFKHRYDTWTPEQLVKLAMRNKRVFEPGKGWGYSNTNYVVAGMIIKKVTGNAYGDEIERRVIEPLDLKATIAPGTRATMPRPSSRAYGKLPLDPEAKTYDVTELNPSFASSAGEVISDSADLNRFYSALLGGRLLPKEQLAEMKDTVSRGEDRGGRYGLGLIELTLPCKGTVKRTVWGHDGDLHGSSNLAVTTEDGSHSLALNMNGDWAGDADPVAEAEFCGK
- a CDS encoding pyridoxamine 5'-phosphate oxidase family protein, which translates into the protein MTPHAEVQTPYHQGSRTVQDKAGVRTQADHVGRSIGQGIRPVAAAFLEIQPMLVLGGADGAGAVHASLLTGAPGFVRATGPRQISVADGVPATDPLAETLARDGAPVGTIALDPRTRRRMRLNGRARPTPRGLAIEADKVFSNCPKYIVKRELYEGRRPEGPGEPRRGTGLTDEQRAFVAAADTFFLATVHAHGADASHRGGDPGFVRVTSPYALEWDDFPGNAMFLSLGNLTQNPRAGLLFLDWTTGTTLQLTGTAETAYAPDDTRTVRFTLTETTETPHASPWRWSGPR
- a CDS encoding serine hydrolase domain-containing protein, producing the protein MAVRRSRVLGAAAMVTTAMALAAGALAAPASAAAQGDRHEATRRALDGIVAEGVPGVTAQVRDKYGSWDAASGVGDLKRGTPRGEHDRFRVGSITKTFVATVLLQLQAEGRIDLDDAVGKWLPGVVEGHGHDGDRITVRQLLNHTSGIFDYTTDEDFAKKVFSKEFFKHRYDTWTPERLVKLAMRHKPDFEPGTEWKYSNTNYILAGMIIKKVTGNAYGDEIRRRVINPLHLNATTVPGTRATMPRPSSRAYGKLPLDPEAKVYDVTELNPSMGGSAGEIISDSADLNRFYSALLGGRLLPKAELAEMKTVVPVDGRAGGYGLGISEVQLPCEGMLWGHDGGIHGSSSLALTTPDGRHSMALNINGDWAGDVSPAVTAEFCGSEKKA
- a CDS encoding superoxide dismutase, with translation MAIYTLPELPYDYAALEPVINPQIVELHHDKHHAAYVKGANDTLEQLEEARDKETWGAINGLEKNLAFHLSGHILHSIYWHNMNSPKDGGGGEPLAADGVGDLADAITESFGSFAKFKAQLTKASATTQGSGWGVLAYEPLSGRLIVEQVYDHQGNIGQGSTPVLVFDAWEHAFYLQYKNQKVDFIEAMWQVVNWQDVAKRYAAAKERVNSLLLAP
- a CDS encoding TIGR03767 family metallophosphoesterase, which codes for MPRTRSVATATATAAAHAATATAHAARATATAATSLDRRAFLAVTGAVTLSAGIGYALGPGAGSGNAAPAGRATVPRSRQAPAAPLAPYRGGTTLLTAAAARGTSGYRRLGEGPAWGRVVRGDLAAAKPGREGRRTALAAFVQFTDLHLVDVQHPLRYEYLRAQTASAWRPQESLSVAGAVALVERVNSLRGAPATGAPLHCVVTTGDNTDNNSRGELDWFLKVMSGGRITPNTGDPRHYEGVQDSGLKLYWHPDDVLRDADKRLGFPRLHGFLDAAIREVNSPGLGLPWYSTVGNHDALPGGCWAPKDPYFTEFAVGGRKLMALDEQRGAALWKAVKKGRDPKGDHFKELLKSESRHMRNVTPDESRAPFTPAEYIRAHLDPVHKGRGPVGHGYTQENLAAATQYYSFRISDDVLGISLDTTDPGGHYEGSLGTGQLRWLERELAANERRAGGPSYVIVLSHHTSKTMRNLRHDPARPGEARHGGDEILALLGRHRSVLAWVNGHSHKNAITPHRTPHGSFWEVSTASHIDFPQLARVVEISDNHDGTVSLFTTLIESAAPHRTDFADLSQTGLAALYRELSFNAPGAKPTLGGEAGDRNTELILKKG
- a CDS encoding NUDIX hydrolase, which encodes MQKELRVAAYAVCVRDGQVLLARWVAGDGSKRWTLPGGGMDHGEDPYDTVIREADEETGYVVEPVALLGIDSLRRRYPRRLGAVADFHGLRIVYEGRITGGTLRHETDGSTDLAAWHPLESVPDLDRVGLVDIGLELWRARPADGHGGHAAEPGR
- a CDS encoding mycothiol-dependent nitroreductase Rv2466c family protein, which gives rise to MSENGSKTPVDFWFDPLCPWAWMTSRWMLEVEKVRDVEVRWHVMSLAVLNEDKLDELPEQYAENMRPGGKSWGPVRVAIAARELHGEEVLGKLYTALGTRIHNRGQGVTDESIAGALADVGLPADLIEYARKDTYDAELRASHKEGIDKVGQDVGTPVIAVPGADGEQIAFFGPVVTPAPKGEAAAKLWDGTLLVASTPGFYEIKRTRTAGPDFA